In Bacillus sp. SB49, a single window of DNA contains:
- the vrrA gene encoding VrrA/YqfQ family protein: protein MFPTGQPPYPPMGQFRGFQQAVQPNMMRSAAPFFQGGGPGGAMRAFGAPGFGAPGFLGNAGSAVPGFFGGGSGLGTKALGAAGTAAKSGGAGWIGYMQTALKAMQSAAPMMQQYGPMLKNIPAMINMMKIMNEPDEEETSPEKEEKQGTSNASESSSFGSSESEQQEDQGASQPKLYI from the coding sequence ATGTTTCCTACAGGTCAACCACCATACCCTCCTATGGGGCAGTTTCGAGGGTTTCAACAAGCCGTCCAACCGAATATGATGCGTTCTGCAGCACCCTTTTTCCAAGGAGGGGGACCTGGAGGGGCCATGCGTGCTTTCGGCGCACCCGGCTTCGGAGCTCCTGGTTTCCTGGGTAATGCAGGATCTGCAGTCCCGGGATTCTTCGGAGGCGGATCCGGTTTGGGTACGAAGGCGTTAGGTGCAGCAGGCACAGCTGCTAAAAGCGGAGGGGCAGGATGGATCGGTTATATGCAGACCGCGTTGAAAGCGATGCAGTCAGCGGCTCCGATGATGCAGCAATACGGACCGATGTTGAAGAACATCCCGGCGATGATTAATATGATGAAAATCATGAATGAGCCGGATGAAGAAGAAACATCGCCGGAAAAGGAAGAGAAACAAGGGACGTCAAATGCTTCCGAATCGAGCAGTTTCGGGAGTTCAGAGTCCGAGCAGCAAGAAGATCAAGGAGCATCACAGCCTAAATTGTATATTTAG